From a region of the Phaseolus vulgaris cultivar G19833 chromosome 6, P. vulgaris v2.0, whole genome shotgun sequence genome:
- the LOC137832162 gene encoding cytochrome b561 and DOMON domain-containing protein At4g17280-like yields MVGKLMVVRLVLAVSVLTSLLLTTSAQTQTCESQTFTENKVFASCRDLSHLSSYLHWTHDQASGKLDIAFRHTGISATDRWVSWAINPNNDLSTSMIGAQALVAISESGGAPRVYTSSIPGYSTQLAEGDISYPHSGLTATRQNSEITIYATLTLPNGTTNLVHLWNDGPVSASTPSMHSTANTQSKESLNLLSGASQAGSSGDSLRRRRNVHGILNAMSWGTLMPLGAIIARYLKVFKSADPAWFYLHVTCQTSAYIVGVAGWGTGLKLGHDSAGIEYNTHRTLGIVLFCLGTLQVFALLLRPNKDHKIRIYWNFYHYAIGYATIIISIVNIFQGFDALEASVGDRYNDWKHAYIGIIAALGGIAVILEAYTWIIVLKRKKSANKTAHGINGTNGVNGYGSSAQHV; encoded by the exons ATGGTAGGAAAGTTGATGGTGGTGAGGCTTGTGTTGGCCGTATCTGTCTTGACCTCTCTCCTTCTGACAACCTCGGCACAGACACAGACATGCGAGAGCCAGACCTTCACTGAGAACAAGGTGTTTGCCTCGTGCCGTGATCTTTCTCACCTAAGCTCTTACCTTCACTGGACTCATGATCAGGCCTCAGGCAAGTTGGACATAGCATTCAGACACACTGGAATCTCTGCGACAGACAGGTGGGTTTCGTGGGCTATAAATCCCAACAATGATCTCAGTACATCTATGATTGGAGCACAGGCTCTGGTGGCTATCTCAGAATCCGGTGGTGCCCCGAGAGTATACACTTCTTCCATCCCAGGTTACTCAACCCAGTTGGCAGAGGGAGACATCTCTTATCCTCACTCTGGCTTGACGGCCACCCGTCAGAATAGTGAGATCACCATCTATGCCACCCTCACTCTTCCAAACGGTACCACCAATTTGGTCCACCTTTGGAATGACGGTCCTGTCTCTGCTTCAACCCCTTCAATGCATTCTACTGCTAACACTCAATCTAAGGAAAGTTTGAATCTTCTTTCTGGTGCCAGTCAAGCAGGATCAAGTGGGGATTCacttagaagaagaagaaat GTCCATGGAATTCTAAATGCAATGAGTTGGGGAACTTTGATGCCTCTTGGTGCCATCATAGCTAGGTATTTGAAGGTGTTCAAATCTGCTGACCCTGCTTGGTTTTACCTTCACGTTACCTGCCAAACCTCTGCATACATAGTTGGTGTTGCTGGTTGGGGAACTGGTCTCAAACTTGGCCATGACTCAGCTGGTATTGAGTATAATACCCATAGAACACTCGGAATCGTCCTCTTCTGCCTGGGAACCCTTCAG GTTTTTGCTCTGCTTTTGAGGCCAAACAAGGATCACAAGATCAGAATCTACTGGAACTTTTATCACTACGCCATTGGATACGCCACCATAATCATCAGTATCGTCAACATCTTTCAAGGTTTCGATGCATTGGAGGCTTCCGTAGGGGATCGCTACAATGACTGGAAGCACGCTTACATTGGCATTATTGCAGCTTTGGGTGGTATTGCTGTGATTTTGGAGGCTTACACATGGATCATTGTCCTGAAGAGGAAGAAATCAGCGAACAAGACAGCACATGGCATCAATGGAACAAATGGAGTTAATGGGTATGGTTCTAGTGCACAACATGTGTAG
- the LOC137832165 gene encoding inositol-phosphate phosphatase-like gives MRGGFYKPIKEEHEMRSCGEGWLARCMQKVAKEQQHSIYLISPPSSLPFSVSCTQQLKKKMVDIDNDSLSEFLASAVDAAQKAGEIIRKGFYQTKHVEHKGQVDLVTETDKACEELIFNHLKQLYPTHKFIGEETTAAYGTSELTDEPTWIVDPLDGTTNFVHGFPFVCVSIGLTIGKTPTIGVVYNPIINEIFTGIRGKGAFLNGNPIKVSSQTELISSLLATEVGTKRDKETVDESTNRIKSLLFKVRSLRMSGSCALNLCGIACGRLDIFFELGFGGPWDVAGGAVIVREAGGVVFDPSGADFDITSQRVAASNPFLKDALVDALRQMV, from the exons ATGAGAGGAGGCTTTTACAAACCAATAAAAGAAGAGCATGAGATGAGG TCATGTGGTGAAGGCTGGTTAGCGAGGTGCATGCAAAAAGTAGCTAAAGAACAACAACACAGCATCTATCTCATTTCACCACCTTCTTCTCTCCCATTCTCTGTCTCTTGTACacaacaattgaagaagaaaatggtTGACATTGACAATG ATTCGCTCTCGGAATTCCTCGCATCTGCTGTTGACGCGGCTCAGAAAGCTGGCGAG ATTATTCGAAAAGGGTTCTACCAGACCAAACACGTGGAACACAAAGGACAG GTTGATTTGGTCACAGAAACTGATAAAGCATGTGAAGAACTCATATTTAATCATCTCAAACAGCTCTATCCCACTCACAAG TTCATTGGAGAAGAAACCACAGCTGCCTATGGCACTTCTGAACTTACAGATGAACCCACATGGATAGTTGATCCCCTGGATGGAACTACTAACTTTGTGCATGG GTTCCCCTTCGTTTGTGTCTCCATTGGTCTCACAATTGGAAAAACTCCTACAATTGGTGTTGTATACAATCCAATTATTAATGAG ATTTTTACTGGAATCCGTGGAAAAGGTGCCTTTTTGAATGGGAATCCCATCAAAG TATCGTCACAAACTGAACTGATTAGCTCTCTTCTTGCAACTGAG GTTGGAACAAAACGTGACAAAGAAACAGTAGATGAATCTACCAATAGGATTAAAAGCTTGCTTTTCAAG GTGAGATCTCTTCGAATGAGTGGCTCCTGCGCTCTGAATCTTTGTGGAATTGCATGTGGAAGATTGGACATATTTTTTGAACTTGGCTTTGGTGGTCCTTG gGATGTGGCAGGTGGTGCTGTCATTGTTAGAGAAGCTGGAGGTGTCGTGTTTGATCC GTCTGGTGCAGATTTTGACATAACATCTCAGCGAGTAGCAGCTTCCAACCCTTTCTTAAAGGATGCACTTGTTGATGCTCTGCGCCAAATGGTGTGA
- the LOC137832166 gene encoding putative MO25-like protein At5g47540: MKGLFKSKPRTPADVVRHTRDLLLVVDRNSETRESKREEKQMSELFKNIRELKQILYGNSDSEPVAEACAQLTQEFFKEDTLRLFIKCLPKLNLEARKDATQVVANLQRQQVQFKLIASDYLEKNLDLMDVLIVGYENTDMALHYGAMLRECIRHQIVAKYVLNSPRMKKFFDYIQLPNFDIAADAAATFKELLTRHKSTVAEFLSKNYEWFFAEYNTKLLESSNYITRRQAVKLLGDILLDRTNSAVMTRYVSSRDNLRILMNLLRESSKSIQIEAFHVFKLFAANQHKPADIISIFVANKSKMLRLLEDFKIDKEDEQFEADKAQVMKEIEAL, translated from the exons ATGAAGGGTCTCTTCAAGTCTAAACCTCGCACTCCTGCAGATGTAGTGCGTCACACCAGAGATCTTCTACTCGTTGTTGATCGGAACTCTGAAACCCGAGAAAGCAAGAGAGAAGAGAAG CAAATGTCCGAGCTGTTTAAAAACATCAGGGAACTCAAACAAATCCTGTATGGAAACAGTGATTCTGAACCAGTTGCGGAAGCTTGTGCACAGTTGACTCAGGAGTTCTTTAAGGAGGATACTTTGCGTCTGTTTATCAAATGTCTTCCAAAATTGAATTTGGAG GCCAGAAAAGATGCCACTCAAGTTGTTGCAAATTTACAAAGGCAACAGGTTCAGTTTAAGTTGATTGCATCTGATTACCTGGAGAAAAATCTGGATCTCATGGATGTCTTGATAGTCGG CTATGAAAACACAGATATGGCTTTACACTATGGTGCAATGCTGAGGGAGTGCATACGACATCAGATTGTTGCAAA ATATGTTCTCAACTCACCTCGTATGAAGAAATTCTTTGACTATATCCAACTCCCAAATTTTGACATTGCTGCGGATGCTGCAGCTACCTTTAAG GAGCTCTTGACAAGACATAAATCTACTGTAGCCGAATTCCTCTCCAAGAATTATGAATGG TTTTTTGCGGAATATAACACTAAGCTGTTGGAATCTTCCAACTATATTACAAGGCGCCAAGCTGTCAAG TTGTTGGGAGATATATTACTTGATCGTACAAATTCAGCAGTAATGACACGATATGTGAGCTCAAGAGACAACTTGAGGATTTTAATGAATCTTCTTAGA GAGTCAAGCAAGAGCATACAGATTGAAGCATTTCATGTTTTCAAG TTATTTGCTGCTAACCAACATAAACCAGCTGATATAATAAGTATATTTGTCGCAAACAAAAGTAAGATGCTGAGACTATTGGAAGACTTCAAAATTGATAAAG AGGATGAACAATTTGAAGCTGACAAAGCTCAAGTGATGAAGGAAATCGAAGCTCTTTAA
- the LOC137833550 gene encoding cysteine proteinase inhibitor 1-like, which translates to MTRHHCLLLLSLMLVSYATRSKATLAGWEPIKDVKEQHVVEIAEYAVSEYDKRSGTKLQLVSVLKGETQVVAGTNYRLVLKAKGGSATTQYEAVVWEKTWVHFRNLTSFKALPSY; encoded by the coding sequence ATGACGAGACATCACTGCCTTCTTCTCCTCTCTCTTATGTTGGTGTCTTATGCCACGCGCTCCAAAGCGACGCTGGCCGGGTGGGAGCCCATCAAGGATGTGAAAGAGCAGCACGTGGTGGAGATCGCGGAATATGCAGTGAGTGAGTACGACAAGCGTTCTGGTACGAAGCTGCAGCTGGTGAGCGTGTTGAAGGGCGAGACCCAGGTGGTGGCCGGCACTAACTACCGCCTTGTGCTGAAGGCCAAGGGCGGATCTGCCACCACCCAGTACGAGGCCGTTGTGTGGGAGAAAACTTGGGTCCATTTCAGAAACCTCACTTCCTTTAAAGCCCTTCCTTCCTACTAG